A genomic stretch from Methanomassiliicoccales archaeon includes:
- the nadC gene encoding carboxylating nicotinate-nucleotide diphosphorylase, whose product MNEITDYLKEDVGFGDITSDILLKDEVGNAKIVANEDGVLAGLEEAIEIFERLGVNTFPMARDGDRVTKGEDVLVLEGPLKKILLGERLALNFLMKMSGIATATNNILKECRKFNPNIKIAATRKTTPGFRKYEKKAVIIGGGDPHRYRLDDAILIKDNHLRVVGSITEAVSKAKSVSFTKKIEVEVETIEQAVEAAKAGADIIMFDNMPLEQVEVASLAVKKLNDRILVEVSGGLTPETAPKYARHADILSLGWITHSSKAIHFSLEITSVKTPETV is encoded by the coding sequence ATGAATGAGATTACTGACTATCTCAAGGAGGATGTAGGTTTTGGCGATATCACAAGTGACATCCTTCTCAAAGATGAAGTAGGCAATGCGAAGATCGTCGCGAATGAGGATGGTGTTCTCGCAGGTCTTGAAGAGGCAATCGAGATCTTCGAAAGGCTCGGGGTCAACACATTTCCGATGGCAAGAGATGGGGATAGAGTCACGAAAGGAGAAGATGTTCTTGTCCTCGAAGGACCTTTGAAAAAAATTCTGCTTGGCGAGAGACTCGCGCTTAATTTCCTTATGAAAATGAGCGGCATCGCCACAGCCACAAATAATATTCTGAAGGAGTGTAGAAAGTTTAACCCTAATATAAAAATCGCCGCGACGAGGAAGACCACACCTGGATTCAGAAAATACGAGAAGAAGGCAGTGATCATCGGCGGTGGAGATCCTCACCGTTATCGGCTCGATGACGCGATTCTCATCAAAGATAATCATCTGAGGGTCGTTGGAAGTATTACCGAGGCTGTGTCGAAAGCGAAGAGTGTTTCTTTCACAAAAAAGATTGAAGTCGAGGTCGAAACGATCGAGCAAGCAGTGGAGGCAGCCAAGGCTGGAGCCGACATCATCATGTTCGATAATATGCCGCTAGAACAGGTCGAAGTTGCGTCCCTTGCAGTGAAGAAACTCAATGATCGGATTCTCGTCGAGGTTTCTGGAGGCTTGACTCCTGAGACAGCACCAAAATATGCCAGACATGCGGACATTCTTTCACTGGGATGGATCACACACTCGTCGAAGGCGATCCATTTTAGCCTCGAGATCACAAGCGTCAAGACGCCCGAAACCGTCTAG
- a CDS encoding transketolase has protein sequence MSDEDVRYLEQKANLIRRHVLRMTFAAGSGHPGGSLSSADILSALYFKILNHRPYQPDWEGRDRFVLSKGHAAPAYYAALAESGYFPVSELLTLRKLGSRLQGHPSRGKTPGVEMSTGSLGQGLSVANGMALAAKLNGEHYRVYCLCGDGEIESGQIWEAAMFGAHYKIDNITVFIDRNGLQIDGPTEFVMSIEPLAKKWASFGWHVIEINGHDMRQIWNACEEAKTIKGRPTVIIAHTIKGKGVSFMENSISFHGKAPNEEELRRGLRELGEEI, from the coding sequence TTGAGCGATGAAGACGTGCGTTATCTTGAACAGAAGGCAAATCTTATTCGAAGACATGTGCTTCGCATGACATTTGCAGCTGGATCGGGGCATCCGGGCGGATCGCTTTCGAGCGCCGATATTCTTTCCGCGCTTTATTTCAAAATTCTCAATCACAGACCATATCAGCCTGATTGGGAAGGTCGGGACCGTTTCGTGCTGTCAAAAGGTCATGCCGCTCCCGCGTACTATGCTGCATTGGCCGAAAGTGGCTATTTCCCAGTCAGCGAGCTTCTCACTTTGAGAAAGCTAGGGAGCAGACTGCAGGGTCATCCATCCAGGGGAAAAACACCAGGAGTTGAGATGTCAACCGGATCTCTGGGGCAAGGACTCAGTGTCGCCAATGGGATGGCACTTGCCGCGAAGTTGAATGGAGAGCATTACCGTGTTTACTGCCTATGCGGCGACGGGGAGATTGAGAGCGGCCAGATATGGGAGGCCGCGATGTTTGGGGCGCATTACAAGATCGATAACATCACCGTTTTTATCGATAGAAATGGTCTGCAGATCGATGGGCCAACCGAATTCGTCATGTCGATTGAACCGCTGGCAAAGAAATGGGCGAGTTTTGGCTGGCATGTCATCGAAATCAATGGTCATGATATGAGACAGATCTGGAATGCATGTGAGGAAGCCAAAACGATCAAGGGTAGGCCAACGGTAATCATCGCGCACACGATTAAAGGAAAAGGCGTCTCGTTCATGGAAAATTCGATAAGCTTTCATGGCAAGGCGCCGAACGAAGAGGAACTTCGGCGTGGATTGAGGGAGTTAGGGGAGGAGATATGA
- a CDS encoding transcription factor S: MFCPECRSLMFPKNGVFRCSKCGKEQKMNGERQTFTTRIREKELVVIDSNAPTLPKTKVECPKCGHNEAFWVLRQTRAADEPETRIYRCTECGYSWREY, from the coding sequence ATGTTCTGCCCGGAATGTAGATCATTAATGTTTCCCAAGAACGGCGTATTCAGATGCAGTAAATGTGGCAAAGAACAGAAAATGAACGGTGAAAGACAAACTTTCACGACGAGGATTCGAGAAAAGGAATTGGTGGTGATTGACTCGAACGCACCGACCCTTCCGAAAACAAAGGTCGAGTGCCCGAAGTGCGGACACAATGAAGCTTTTTGGGTCCTAAGGCAAACGAGAGCCGCCGATGAGCCCGAAACGCGTATTTACCGCTGCACGGAATGCGGATATTCTTGGAGAGAATATTAA
- a CDS encoding transketolase family protein, which yields MKRPLASQRKEYGRALVEIGEMRPDVVVLDADLSTSTRTAEFAKKFPHRFFNCGIAEQNMMGTAAGLAASGKIVFASSFAVFATGRCWDQIRQSIAYTKFNVKIVATHAGITVGGDGASHQTAEDIALMRTLPNMTIVVPADAPETYKAIKAVVDWPGPCYVRLGRVDFPVVTTPETPFSIGKATEMLPGDDVTVIATGQMVAVALDAAEELKRMGISASVINMSTIKPLDEETIIRCAQKTGAIVTAEEHNILSGLGSAVATCLCENYPVPMKRVGIPDTFGESGESEELMVKYGLTSDEIVKAAMEVIRRKRK from the coding sequence ATGAAGAGACCGCTCGCCAGCCAGCGAAAAGAGTACGGCCGGGCACTTGTCGAAATAGGAGAGATGAGACCCGACGTCGTCGTTCTCGATGCGGATCTTTCCACTTCAACGAGAACTGCGGAATTCGCTAAGAAATTTCCTCACCGGTTCTTCAATTGTGGGATTGCAGAACAGAATATGATGGGAACCGCCGCTGGGCTGGCGGCTAGCGGTAAGATCGTCTTCGCATCATCGTTCGCAGTTTTTGCGACTGGTCGGTGTTGGGATCAGATCAGACAGTCGATCGCCTATACGAAATTTAACGTTAAGATCGTCGCGACACACGCTGGGATCACCGTTGGTGGGGATGGTGCATCTCATCAGACGGCGGAGGATATCGCACTGATGCGCACCTTGCCGAATATGACCATTGTAGTTCCAGCTGACGCACCAGAGACGTACAAAGCGATCAAGGCTGTCGTTGATTGGCCGGGACCTTGCTATGTAAGGCTAGGTCGAGTGGATTTTCCTGTTGTGACAACCCCAGAGACACCGTTCTCGATCGGGAAAGCAACCGAGATGCTTCCAGGCGATGATGTGACGGTGATCGCTACTGGCCAGATGGTTGCTGTCGCTCTCGATGCCGCAGAGGAGCTCAAGAGGATGGGGATTTCGGCATCAGTCATCAATATGAGTACAATCAAACCGCTCGACGAAGAAACGATCATCAGGTGCGCTCAGAAGACGGGTGCGATTGTTACGGCGGAAGAACACAACATTCTATCAGGTTTGGGAAGTGCTGTTGCGACATGCCTCTGCGAGAATTACCCGGTGCCGATGAAAAGAGTCGGGATTCCCGATACGTTCGGAGAGTCGGGGGAGAGCGAAGAATTAATGGTCAAATACGGCCTCACGAGTGATGAGATTGTCAAAGCGGCGATGGAAGTTATCAGGAGGAAGAGAAAATGA
- a CDS encoding ATP-dependent DNA ligase, protein MVSLCKDIESTRSRKKKIELLSSFLKRLDASEIKPAVLFLLGRPLPESESRVLHVGYSTIADALMVHQQRLPVEMNLTIPEFASMISKVADAKGGGSRKFKKDFLSGLLARLTEEEKEYVVRSLSGEMRIGANEGIMIEAIAHASSVPVEEIRMANMTSGDIGLMAETALTRGRNAIKSLGINLFVPLKPMLAETAPSTDEALKILGKAAFEFKFDGVRVQIHKSGTAVRIFSRRLTELTSSLPDVIEMVLRSISAQSVILEGEVIGFRDRPLPFQELMHRMMRSHQIDEMMRLVPVKLFLFDILFLDGRSLLDKPYVDRWSILQETVPSEFIAPRIVTDDREEARNFFERALSEGHEGLVAKSLFSPYVIGRRGRHWLKIKKSMTLDLVVVGADWGHGRRKGWLSDYYLAAVSGNDFEIVGKTFKGLTDDEFEWMTNRLLSIKVKETSTTVFVKPEIVVEVAFDEIQKSPRYRSGVALRFARIKSIRNDKSPEEADTLETVKRLYEEQYKAKNQFERRELL, encoded by the coding sequence TTGGTATCGCTTTGCAAGGACATTGAATCGACAAGAAGCAGAAAGAAAAAGATCGAGCTTCTCTCATCTTTCCTTAAAAGGTTAGATGCAAGCGAAATTAAGCCTGCAGTCCTATTCTTGCTGGGCAGACCGCTACCGGAATCTGAATCAAGAGTACTCCATGTGGGATATTCCACGATCGCTGATGCACTGATGGTTCATCAACAGCGCCTTCCAGTTGAAATGAATTTGACAATTCCTGAATTCGCATCGATGATTAGTAAAGTTGCCGACGCGAAGGGCGGGGGCTCGAGAAAATTCAAGAAAGACTTCCTCAGTGGTCTCTTAGCAAGGCTCACTGAGGAAGAGAAAGAATACGTTGTGCGGAGTCTTTCTGGTGAAATGAGAATCGGCGCTAACGAAGGTATCATGATCGAGGCGATCGCTCACGCATCTTCTGTTCCAGTTGAGGAGATCAGGATGGCCAACATGACATCAGGGGATATTGGACTCATGGCCGAAACTGCATTGACGCGAGGAAGGAATGCGATTAAATCCCTTGGTATCAACCTGTTTGTACCGCTCAAACCGATGCTTGCGGAGACTGCCCCATCAACCGATGAGGCTCTGAAAATCCTCGGAAAGGCTGCTTTCGAGTTCAAATTCGACGGCGTGAGAGTTCAGATCCATAAGTCGGGGACAGCTGTGAGAATTTTCAGCCGCCGTCTCACAGAATTGACAAGCAGTTTGCCGGATGTTATTGAGATGGTTCTCCGTTCAATCTCTGCTCAGTCAGTCATTCTTGAAGGCGAGGTCATCGGTTTTCGCGATCGACCGCTGCCCTTTCAAGAATTGATGCATCGTATGATGCGTAGTCATCAAATTGATGAGATGATGAGACTCGTGCCGGTCAAACTCTTCCTCTTTGATATTCTCTTTCTTGATGGGCGATCTCTTCTCGATAAGCCATACGTCGATCGCTGGAGTATTCTGCAAGAGACAGTGCCGTCGGAATTCATCGCACCAAGAATCGTGACTGATGATCGTGAAGAGGCAAGGAACTTTTTCGAACGTGCTCTGTCTGAAGGTCATGAAGGTCTCGTCGCGAAGAGTCTATTCAGTCCATATGTCATTGGCAGGAGGGGACGTCACTGGTTAAAGATTAAAAAGAGCATGACGCTAGATCTTGTTGTTGTCGGCGCGGATTGGGGGCACGGGAGAAGGAAGGGATGGCTCAGCGATTATTATCTTGCTGCTGTTTCCGGGAACGACTTTGAAATCGTTGGAAAAACGTTCAAGGGTTTGACTGATGATGAATTTGAATGGATGACGAATAGACTTCTATCGATTAAAGTTAAAGAGACGTCGACCACAGTTTTCGTTAAACCAGAGATCGTCGTCGAGGTCGCATTTGACGAAATTCAAAAGAGTCCGAGGTATCGATCGGGCGTTGCATTGAGATTCGCGAGGATCAAGTCAATCCGCAACGATAAGTCTCCAGAAGAAGCAGACACTTTGGAGACGGTCAAGCGCCTTTATGAGGAACAATACAAAGCAAAGAATCAATTCGAACGACGGGAATTATTATGA
- a CDS encoding 4Fe-4S dicluster domain-containing protein, with the protein MALDLPSIIKNFDLRKCMQCGKCSASCPAGFESNLKTRMIIYMAKSGIDVLDLNELWSCTTCYTCQERCPKGVKVTDAIIFLRNLAARRGNFPRIHLTAIKAIYDTSNGFPLTPEISKIRSLLGLSKEPADVAHNEEALSKFRRLMESIDIINMIREAQK; encoded by the coding sequence ATGGCGCTTGATCTTCCGTCTATCATTAAAAATTTTGATCTGAGGAAATGTATGCAATGTGGGAAGTGCTCGGCCTCATGCCCAGCGGGCTTCGAATCAAATCTAAAAACGAGAATGATCATCTATATGGCCAAATCCGGAATCGATGTCCTCGATCTGAATGAGCTTTGGAGCTGTACCACTTGTTACACGTGCCAGGAAAGATGTCCGAAAGGCGTCAAGGTGACGGACGCGATTATTTTTCTCAGAAACCTCGCCGCGAGACGGGGTAATTTTCCAAGAATTCATCTCACTGCGATCAAGGCCATATATGACACATCAAATGGGTTTCCCTTGACGCCCGAGATCTCAAAAATAAGGTCGCTGCTTGGACTTTCGAAAGAGCCAGCTGATGTCGCTCATAACGAAGAAGCGCTATCGAAATTTCGGCGATTAATGGAATCGATCGACATTATCAACATGATCCGGGAGGCTCAAAAGTGA
- a CDS encoding HD domain-containing protein: protein MMKGVFRIPCGSNTVLAKIVDKINDDQEILALWKVSNIMAIDRMGYNDHGPTHVKIVASIALKMLRLLIESGEKPNIVEDHGMRNEDAEVVVVLASALHDIGHAIHRRAHEDFSLILAPPIIRRILSEFYSEPTLTLLLAEIMHAMIAHHDEFTPLTLEAGVVRVADALDMEKGRARIPFKAGSINIHSVSALAIDKVSVSKGKEKPIRIEIRMNNSAGIYQIDELLRDKIEKSGIRDKLSVVVELPDQEMKILESLKL from the coding sequence ATGATGAAAGGAGTTTTCAGAATCCCCTGCGGTTCAAATACGGTTCTTGCGAAAATTGTTGACAAGATTAACGACGACCAAGAGATTTTGGCACTCTGGAAGGTCTCTAATATCATGGCAATTGACAGAATGGGCTATAACGATCATGGACCAACGCATGTCAAGATTGTCGCCTCCATCGCACTTAAGATGCTGCGCCTCCTGATCGAAAGTGGAGAAAAGCCAAACATAGTTGAAGACCATGGGATGAGAAATGAAGATGCAGAGGTCGTCGTCGTTCTTGCGTCAGCACTCCACGATATTGGGCATGCGATCCATCGAAGGGCGCACGAAGATTTTTCACTGATACTGGCGCCACCGATAATCCGAAGAATTCTCTCTGAATTCTATTCGGAGCCGACGCTGACACTTCTTCTCGCGGAAATCATGCACGCGATGATCGCGCATCACGACGAATTTACGCCATTGACGTTAGAGGCGGGCGTCGTCAGAGTCGCCGATGCACTTGACATGGAGAAGGGAAGAGCGAGGATTCCTTTCAAAGCGGGAAGCATCAATATCCATTCAGTTTCGGCTCTCGCGATCGACAAAGTCTCAGTGTCGAAAGGTAAAGAAAAACCAATCAGAATCGAGATCAGAATGAACAATTCTGCTGGGATCTATCAGATCGATGAGCTACTTCGTGATAAAATCGAAAAATCTGGCATCAGAGATAAACTGTCCGTCGTCGTAGAGCTCCCTGATCAGGAAATGAAAATTCTTGAGAGTCTCAAACTCTAA
- a CDS encoding YjbQ family protein, whose amino-acid sequence MMFRKTVTIETRGEEDLIDITDHIRSAIKESGVSDGLACVFVPHSTAALITIENEPGLRNDIRKALERIAPKNFSYDHNRAWGDDNGHSHIRSSFLGTSLTIPFSGGSPDLGTWQQVVLVELDIRRRSRKIIIQIIGE is encoded by the coding sequence ATGATGTTCAGAAAGACGGTCACCATTGAAACGAGAGGCGAAGAAGATCTGATCGACATCACCGATCATATAAGGAGTGCAATTAAAGAATCGGGGGTCTCCGACGGACTCGCCTGCGTTTTCGTCCCTCACTCAACAGCAGCGCTGATAACGATTGAAAATGAGCCGGGACTAAGAAACGACATCAGGAAAGCCCTCGAACGCATTGCGCCGAAGAATTTTAGTTATGACCACAACAGAGCTTGGGGAGACGACAATGGACATTCTCACATCAGATCATCATTTCTCGGAACCTCTCTAACCATCCCTTTTTCTGGAGGGTCTCCTGATCTGGGGACATGGCAACAGGTCGTTCTCGTGGAATTGGACATCAGAAGAAGAAGCCGAAAAATTATCATTCAGATTATAGGCGAGTAA
- the pcn gene encoding proliferating cell nuclear antigen (pcna) — MLHAKVKSEILKSIVDVVSTLVDEAKFNIAPDKLSLKAVDPAHVAMVNLLLQKGAFEEYKADDTELGIDLDKIKEVLRLAKAGEILEIEQDENHNRLVINVGNITRRMNLVDTTGMSDPKVPNLNLPAIVVVTSDELQKGIKAAENISDYIALTASPDGFEMFSEGDTDSVSLKLSKDLLVSLECKEKVRSLFPLDYFSNMIRAIPSGTTIKISLGNDFPVKLEFQIADGKGEVSYLLAPRIESD, encoded by the coding sequence ATGCTTCATGCGAAAGTGAAGTCAGAGATTCTCAAAAGCATTGTTGATGTCGTTTCGACGCTTGTAGACGAAGCAAAGTTTAACATTGCGCCGGATAAGCTCAGTTTGAAGGCCGTCGATCCCGCGCACGTTGCCATGGTTAACCTCTTGCTTCAGAAGGGTGCGTTTGAAGAATACAAAGCAGACGATACCGAACTCGGGATCGATCTTGATAAGATTAAAGAAGTTCTGAGACTTGCGAAGGCAGGGGAAATCCTCGAGATTGAACAGGACGAGAACCATAATAGGCTCGTCATCAATGTCGGAAACATCACAAGGAGAATGAATCTTGTAGATACAACGGGCATGTCTGACCCCAAGGTTCCCAACCTCAACCTGCCCGCAATAGTTGTTGTCACCTCCGATGAGCTCCAGAAAGGCATCAAAGCGGCGGAGAATATATCCGATTACATCGCCCTGACTGCATCGCCCGACGGATTCGAGATGTTTTCAGAGGGTGATACGGATTCCGTGAGTCTCAAGCTCTCTAAGGATCTTCTTGTTTCACTTGAATGCAAGGAGAAAGTCCGAAGCCTCTTCCCGCTCGATTACTTCTCGAACATGATTCGGGCAATCCCCTCAGGCACAACGATCAAAATCAGCTTGGGTAATGATTTTCCTGTGAAACTCGAGTTCCAGATTGCTGATGGGAAGGGCGAAGTCAGTTATCTGCTTGCGCCAAGGATTGAAAGCGATTAG
- a CDS encoding MBL fold metallo-hydrolase has translation MIKFLGGADVVGRMGIFLRHKDANLLLEYGMRPSKPPQYPMPSPPVDYAFLSHCHLDHSGMVPWLCKRYDTEIVATSSTMAITRVLLEDALKVADSEGYPRPFENTDIKAALRNFTTMEFGETVDVAGFEVEMHSAGHIPGAAMYELRGDDVTLFTGDINTRNTQLVWGAHPVKCDNLIIEATYAGRTHPNRAKTEKRFLEKIEEVVDRGGKVIIPCFAVGRTQEVMLILRDEKYDMWVDGMGRTVTRLYLDQPEYLRSEKNLRIAKSRFKEVRTPAGRERAKKGEVIVTTGGMLDGGPVMEYLKDIKDDRKSAILLTGYQVEGSNGRQLLETGMIDIYGVKEKIKCEVEAFDLSAHSDHNELIAFIRACSPRNVVLCHSENREVLAKELEGEFNVYLPKPGEEFELG, from the coding sequence ATGATCAAATTTCTAGGCGGGGCTGATGTTGTCGGAAGAATGGGTATATTCCTTCGACACAAAGATGCAAATTTGCTTCTTGAATACGGAATGAGACCTTCAAAACCACCTCAGTATCCGATGCCGAGTCCTCCCGTTGATTATGCGTTCCTATCTCACTGCCATTTGGATCACAGCGGTATGGTTCCCTGGCTCTGCAAGAGATACGATACGGAAATCGTTGCAACCTCGTCGACAATGGCAATAACGAGAGTTTTGCTGGAAGATGCTCTCAAGGTTGCCGATTCGGAAGGATATCCCAGACCGTTTGAGAACACAGATATCAAGGCGGCCCTGAGGAATTTCACCACGATGGAATTCGGAGAGACTGTAGATGTGGCGGGATTTGAAGTAGAGATGCACAGTGCTGGGCACATACCTGGCGCAGCGATGTACGAATTGAGAGGTGACGATGTGACGCTATTCACCGGCGACATCAATACGAGAAACACTCAACTCGTCTGGGGAGCACATCCCGTAAAATGCGACAATCTCATCATCGAGGCAACGTATGCTGGCAGAACTCATCCAAACAGGGCAAAGACCGAAAAAAGATTTCTCGAAAAGATTGAAGAGGTCGTGGACCGCGGAGGCAAGGTCATCATTCCCTGCTTCGCCGTCGGAAGAACCCAAGAGGTTATGCTCATTTTGAGAGATGAAAAATACGATATGTGGGTAGATGGTATGGGAAGAACGGTCACGCGACTTTACCTAGACCAGCCTGAATATCTGCGCTCAGAGAAAAATCTCAGAATTGCGAAAAGCAGATTCAAGGAAGTAAGAACCCCAGCCGGTCGAGAGCGCGCAAAGAAAGGCGAGGTTATCGTGACAACTGGCGGGATGCTTGATGGTGGCCCCGTGATGGAATATCTCAAAGACATCAAAGATGATCGGAAAAGCGCGATTCTTTTGACTGGCTATCAGGTCGAAGGATCGAACGGTAGACAGCTCCTCGAGACGGGAATGATCGATATTTACGGGGTGAAGGAAAAGATCAAGTGTGAGGTGGAAGCATTCGACCTGTCAGCACACTCGGATCACAATGAATTGATCGCGTTTATTCGTGCCTGCTCGCCAAGGAATGTCGTGCTGTGCCACAGCGAGAACAGAGAAGTTCTCGCAAAAGAATTAGAAGGAGAATTCAATGTTTATCTTCCGAAACCAGGGGAAGAATTTGAATTGGGTTAA
- the fsa gene encoding fructose-6-phosphate aldolase, whose amino-acid sequence MKIFIDSANVEQIKEVASWGILDGVTTNPTLVAKEKTDFKSLIRQICDIVDGPISVEAVSLTADEIINEARSLAALHRNIVIKIPMTEEGLKATKKLSEEGIKVNMTLVFSPAQALFAAKAGAKYISPFVGRLDDVGHSGMELVGQILDILDNYDFESEVIVASVRHPGHVIEAAMMGAHIATVPYDVLKKMFRHPLTDVGIERFLKDWEKVSGR is encoded by the coding sequence ATGAAGATCTTCATCGACAGCGCAAATGTCGAACAGATCAAAGAGGTTGCCAGCTGGGGCATCCTCGATGGTGTGACAACAAACCCCACACTGGTTGCAAAAGAAAAGACTGATTTCAAATCGTTGATTCGGCAGATATGCGATATTGTCGATGGACCAATCAGCGTCGAAGCGGTCAGTCTCACCGCAGACGAGATAATCAACGAAGCGCGATCTCTCGCTGCCCTTCATAGGAACATTGTGATAAAAATTCCGATGACTGAGGAAGGACTGAAGGCAACGAAGAAATTGTCAGAGGAAGGCATCAAGGTCAATATGACACTCGTGTTTTCGCCGGCCCAGGCGTTGTTCGCCGCCAAGGCTGGTGCGAAATACATATCGCCGTTTGTTGGCCGTCTTGATGACGTCGGCCACAGCGGAATGGAACTTGTTGGGCAAATTCTGGATATTCTCGACAATTATGATTTTGAATCAGAAGTGATTGTCGCGAGTGTTAGACATCCTGGTCATGTGATCGAAGCAGCGATGATGGGCGCTCATATCGCAACGGTACCATACGACGTCCTCAAGAAAATGTTCAGGCACCCTTTGACGGATGTCGGCATCGAACGTTTCCTCAAGGATTGGGAAAAAGTGAGTGGCCGTTGA
- a CDS encoding 4Fe-4S dicluster domain-containing protein: MRKSVFDPFLPATIGKVWSDLSLWECHQCGQCSAVCPSQLHGGIRTREIIERAMLGAINVEKEETIWFCMMCQSCTERCQLNVNPSFIITLVRNLASERGNIPKQYVDEAKLFMKTGLSFPKTGLTKKMRSEMKLDDFDIDQKTMTEITFIVNRTRLGRLGF, from the coding sequence GTGAGAAAATCCGTTTTTGATCCTTTCCTCCCTGCGACGATTGGAAAAGTTTGGTCTGATCTGAGTCTCTGGGAATGTCACCAATGCGGACAATGTTCCGCCGTCTGTCCAAGCCAACTGCACGGTGGCATTCGTACCAGAGAAATAATCGAACGAGCGATGTTAGGCGCAATCAATGTTGAAAAGGAAGAGACCATATGGTTTTGCATGATGTGTCAGAGCTGCACGGAAAGGTGCCAACTGAATGTCAATCCCTCGTTCATCATCACATTGGTTCGGAATCTCGCTTCAGAGAGAGGTAATATTCCAAAGCAGTATGTGGACGAAGCGAAATTATTCATGAAGACCGGTCTTTCATTTCCGAAAACAGGTTTGACGAAAAAAATGAGAAGCGAAATGAAGCTCGACGATTTTGATATCGATCAGAAAACGATGACTGAGATCACTTTCATCGTGAATAGAACTCGATTGGGGAGGCTGGGCTTTTGA
- a CDS encoding CoB--CoM heterodisulfide reductase subunit B — MRYSLFPGCIAKNLYPSIEKATSIVFKELGIELVEDPYTCCPAPGVIRSYDFDSWLVIAARNIATAEARGIPLLTICNGCYGTLGAADRYLKEHPESVERVNKFLGMIEMRYQGTTRVIHFVDLIKERLPQIREAVKVELDLKVAIHYGCHYLKPSAHGGENPERPEILEKIVECLGCESVDFPEKLSCCGAGGGVWSGNEDLSMAILQRKLNFIKKAGADCILDICPFCHLQLDQGQKRLKTRFEIPVLHLNQLIGLSFGIKDKILGLHTHMVSTRNIAKNAKKARKDLLQ; from the coding sequence GTGAGATATTCACTCTTTCCTGGATGCATCGCGAAGAATCTGTATCCTTCGATCGAGAAAGCGACTTCTATCGTTTTCAAGGAGCTAGGAATCGAGCTTGTTGAAGATCCATACACATGTTGCCCAGCTCCTGGTGTCATCAGGAGCTACGATTTTGACTCGTGGCTTGTTATTGCCGCAAGAAACATCGCGACCGCTGAAGCGAGGGGAATCCCCCTCCTAACGATATGCAACGGCTGCTATGGGACACTTGGTGCTGCAGACAGATACCTCAAGGAACATCCTGAATCTGTGGAGAGAGTCAATAAATTCCTCGGTATGATCGAGATGAGATATCAGGGGACCACAAGGGTGATTCATTTCGTCGATCTCATCAAAGAAAGACTTCCACAAATCAGAGAGGCGGTGAAGGTTGAGCTCGATTTGAAGGTTGCGATTCACTACGGGTGCCATTATCTGAAGCCCTCGGCTCATGGCGGCGAGAACCCTGAGCGACCAGAAATTCTCGAGAAAATCGTTGAATGTCTCGGCTGTGAGAGCGTGGATTTTCCGGAAAAACTGAGTTGCTGCGGTGCCGGTGGCGGGGTTTGGAGTGGGAATGAAGATCTCTCGATGGCAATTCTCCAGCGAAAACTCAACTTCATCAAGAAAGCAGGCGCAGACTGCATTCTCGATATCTGCCCGTTTTGTCATTTGCAGCTTGATCAGGGACAAAAGCGGTTGAAAACAAGATTCGAAATCCCTGTACTCCATCTCAATCAGCTGATCGGCCTCTCCTTCGGAATCAAGGACAAGATACTTGGCCTTCATACCCACATGGTTTCGACGAGGAATATCGCGAAAAACGCGAAGAAAGCAAGAAAGGATCTTCTTCAGTAG